The nucleotide sequence atatgtatcatatttgtatcaagtatgtatcacatgtatatccatgtattacatgcgtgatacatgtgtcgcagaaaattttttgaactcgatttaattacgaattttgatacaaaaccagtccaaatcaccttcaatcttcctcaaatttttatattgatttatatatatgttttcaatcaatttcaactATACTCATGGAAAAAGtttcttttttgcttagatttttggaatattgtatttttctttttttgtatttcatcacttTATTTgttacctcatccatgaaatttcctttccgtcttaCATCTAATGTGCTAATCACGCTtacaaaaatgaaagatgatttttgcatgtgattatttgagagaaagaaccttatttattttattttttaatttttacatgtACTTGACTAATTAttctaagtttataattaatgacCAGAGGTAGGTAAATTGAAACCACATTTATGTATGTTTACTTAATTCATTTCATCTCTTTATTCCTTATTGCTACAAAGTCGCTCTCTTTTTCTCAAAATTGCAAAAGAGGACAAAATCAGACTCCACATTCCGTCAATTTCCTTCACGAGAATAATACAACAACTCTCACCTGCTCACCTAACCTCTTATCCTTTTCCTAATTTTGAAACTCTAAACCCTACAGCAGCACTAAAACCTACTCCCAACCCCCAAAACTCCGCCGGAGACCTTCCCATCCCCGCCggaaccaccaccaccaccatgaaCTCCACCTTGTCTCTTGGTTCATCCTTCTTCCCCTCCACAGCTAACCCCAATTTACCATCCCGTCCCTCCATTTTCCCTATCCCAACAACTGCTACTAAGACCCACAACAAAGGACTTATCCTAAAGGCATCCACCAATGCTAATTCAAACCCATTAATCTCTACCCTCAAAACCGCCAGCGTCGCCGCTGTTTTTGCCGCAGTGGCCTTGGGGAAATTCCCTGTAGCCACGCCATTGGCAAGAGCTGAAACCCCAACAGCTGTACTAGAAGAGCAACAACAGGaagagcaacaacaagaagaagattCTCCACTGACCCAGTTTTTAGAATCCAGTCCTGAAGCCATTGATACATTGAAAAATCTCCTCCAGGAAAAACTAGAGGCAGGGGAGGACGAGGAGAGCCTGAAAATACTGAAGAAATTATCCTCTGCCCAGCCGGAGAATACCGAATGGAAGTTCCTGACGGCAAGGTTGTTAAACGAAATGGGGAAGGTACAAGAAGCCAGGGAAGTTTTTGAAGAGATCTTATCGAAGAATCCACTCTCGTTCGAGGCATTGTTTGAGAATGCATTGCTGATGGACAGGAGTGGAGAAGGGGTGAAAGTGATTCAGAGGTTAGAGGAAGCATTAAAGATAGCTGAGGAAGAGAACAAAGTTAAGGAAGGTAGGGATGTTAGGTTTATAATGGCACAAGTACAGTTTTTGCAGAAGAATGTTGAGGATGCATTGAGGAGTTATGATGAGCTTGAAAAAGAGGATCCTAAAGATTTCAGGCCTTACTTTTGTAAAGGGATGATTTACAGTTTGCTTGATAGGAATAAAGAGGCTAGAGAGCAGTTCGCAAAGTATCGCGAGCTTTCTCCTAAAAAATTTGAAGTGGAAGGTTATCTGCAGACGCCTTTGTCGAGAATGAAGCTCTTTGGTACTGACGAGAAAGAGAGTTGAATTTAATTGAAATGGAGTTTATGGCGGTTCCAATACAGAGTTTTAAGCAACAAATGACTTTTTCGAGGAAGGTGGAAGCTATTAACTTTGGTATACATTACTTAATTTTGAATTATatgaagaaaagatgaagaagataaATTAGGCAatgaaataaaagaataattgcttGAGTCTAGTTATATTCTAGACGGATTCATATATGAACATCAGCAGGTGATTTCTGCTTAGACTCTTGACTTAAAGTTACAGTCAATTTACATTACTTTCCTTTGCATGTCCTGTTGTTTTGATTAGCTAGCTGAAGTTTATTTGTGTATCCTAGGTCGAGGTCTCTGTTTATCTGTATGGGCAAGAAAGTTCAGTAGGAAAAGTTATGCTCCATAGATGAAT is from Nicotiana tabacum cultivar K326 chromosome 18, ASM71507v2, whole genome shotgun sequence and encodes:
- the LOC107768792 gene encoding protein SLOW GREEN 1, chloroplastic-like, with amino-acid sequence MNSTLSLGSSFFPSTANPNLPSRPSIFPIPTTATKTHNKGLILKASTNANSNPLISTLKTASVAAVFAAVALGKFPVATPLARAETPTAVLEEQQQEEQQQEEDSPLTQFLESSPEAIDTLKNLLQEKLEAGEDEESLKILKKLSSAQPENTEWKFLTARLLNEMGKVQEAREVFEEILSKNPLSFEALFENALLMDRSGEGVKVIQRLEEALKIAEEENKVKEGRDVRFIMAQVQFLQKNVEDALRSYDELEKEDPKDFRPYFCKGMIYSLLDRNKEAREQFAKYRELSPKKFEVEGYLQTPLSRMKLFGTDEKES